The following proteins come from a genomic window of Suricata suricatta isolate VVHF042 chromosome 5, meerkat_22Aug2017_6uvM2_HiC, whole genome shotgun sequence:
- the MASP1 gene encoding mannan-binding lectin serine protease 1 isoform X1: MRWLLLYHALCLSSLKTSAHTVELNNMFGQIQSPGYPDSYPSDSEVTWNITVPEGFRIKLYFMHFNLESSYLCEYDYVKVETEDQVLATFCGRETTDTEQTPGQEVVFSPGSFMSITFRSDFSNEERFTGFDAHYMAVDVDECTEREDEELSCDHYCHNYIGGYYCSCRFGYLLHTDNRTCRVECSDNLFTQRTGVITSPDFPNPYPKSSECFYTIELEEGFMVSLQFEDIFDIEDHPEVPCPYDYIKIKAGPKVLGPFCGETAPGPINTQSHSVQILFRSDNSGENRGWRLSYRATGNECPDLQPPVHGKIEPLQAKYSFKDQVLISCDTGYKVLKDNVEMDTFQIECLKDGTWSNRIPTCKIADCGAPAELKHGQITFSTRNKLTTYKSEIRYSCQQPYYKMLHNITGIYTCSAQGVWMNEVLGRSQPTCLPVCGQPSRSLPNLVKRIIGGRNAEPGLFPWQALIVVEDTSRVPNDKWFGSGALLSESWILTAAHVLRSQRRDNTVIPVSKEHVTVYLGLHDVRDKSGAVNSSAAQVVLHPDFNIQNYNHDIALVQLQEPVPLGPHVMPICLPSPEPEGPEPHMLGLVAGWGISNPNVTVDEIISSGTRTLSDVLQYVKLPVVPHAECKTSYESRSGNYSVTENMFCAGYYEGGKDTCLGDSGGAFVILDDLTQRWVAQGLVSWGGPEECGSKQVYGVYTKVSNYVDWLWEQMGSPQGLGELQVER; this comes from the exons GTGGCTCCTTCTCTATCACGCTCTGTGCCTCTCCTCGTTGAAAACTTCGGCCCACACCGTGGAGCTTAACAATATGTTTGGCCAGATCCAGTCACCTGGCTATCCAGACTCCTATCCGAGTGATTCAGAGGTGACTTGGAATATCACTGTCCCAGAGGGATTTCGGATCAAGCTTTACTTCATGCACTTCAACTTGGAATCCTCCTACCTTTGTGAATATGACTATGTGAAG GTAGAAACCGAAGACCAGGTGCTGGCAACCTTCTGTGGCAGGGAGACCACAGACACAGAGCAGACCCCCGGCCAGGAAGTCGTGTTCTCCCCCGGCTCCTTCATGTCCATCACATTCCGGTCCGATTTCTCCAATGAGGAGCGATTCACGGGTTTTGATGCCCACTACATGGCTGTAG ATGTAGACGAGTGCACCGAGCGGGAGGACGAGGAGCTGTCCTGTGACCACTACTGCCATAACTACATCGGTGGCTACTACTGCTCCTGCCGGTTTGGCTACCTCCTCCACACAGACAACAGAACCTGCAGAG TGGAGTGCAGTGACAACCTCTTTACCCAGAGGACTGGCGTGATCACCAGCCCTGACTTTCCCAATCCTTATCCTAAGAGCTCGGAGTGTTTCTACACGATAGAGCTAGAGGAGGGTTTCATGGTCAGCCTCCAGTTTGAAGACATTTTCGACATTGAGGATCATCCTGAGGTGCCCTGCCCCTATGACTACATCAAG ATTAAAGCTGGTCCAAAAGTTCTGGggcccttctgtggagagacagcCCCAGGACCCATCAATACCCAAAGCCACAGTGTCCAGATCCTGTTCCGCAGTGACAACTCGGGCGAGAACCGGGGCTGGAGGCTCTCGTACAGGGCGACAG GGAATGAGTGCCCAGACCTACAGCCTCCTGTCCATGGAAAAATCGAGCCCTTGCAAGCCAAATATTCCTTCAAAGACCAAGTGCTCATCAGCTGTGACACAGGCTACAAAGTGCTAAAG GATAATGTGGAGATGGACACATTCCAGATTGAATGTCTGAAGGATGGGACATGGAGTAACAGGATTCCCACCTGTAAAA TTGCAGACTGTGGAGCCCCAGCAGAGCTGAAACATGGGCAAATCACCTTCTCTACCAGGAACAAGCTTACCACATACAAATCTGAGATCCGATACTCCTGCCAGCAGCCCTACTACAAGATGCTCCACAATATCACAG GTATATATACTTGTTCTGCCCAAGGAGTTTGGATGAATGAAGTACTGGGGAGAAGCCAGCCCACATGCCTGCCAG TGTGTGGTCAGCCCTCCCGCTCTCTGCCAAACCTGGTCAAGAGAATCATTGGAGGTCGGAATGCCGAGCCTGGCCTCTTTCCATGGCAAGCCCTGATAGTAGTGGAGGACACCTCAAGGGTGCCAAACGACAAGTGGTTTGGCAGTGGTGCCCTGCTTTCTGAGTCCTGGATCCTCACAGCAGCCCATGTGCTGCGCTCCCAGCGAAGGGACAACACAGTGATACCAGTTTCCAAGGAGCATGTCACCGTCTACCTGGGCCTACATGATGTGCGGGACAAATCAGGGGCTGTCAATAGCTCAGCTGCACAAGTTGTGCTCCACCCAGACTTCAATATCCAGAACTACAACCATGACATAGCTCTGGTGCAACTGCAGGAGCCTGTGCCCCTGGGACCCCACGTCATGCCTATCTGCCTGCCAAGCCCTGAGCCCGAAGGCCCGGAGCCCCATATGCTGGGCCTGGTAGCTGGTTGGGGCATCTCCAATCCTAATGTGACAGTGGATGAAATCATTAGCAGTGGTACACGGACCTTGTCTGATGTCCTGCAGTATGTCAAGTTACCTGTGGTACCACATGCTGAGTGCAAAACAAGCTATGAATCGAGGTCAGGTAACTACAGTGTCACGGAGAACATGTTCTGTGCTGGCTACTATGAGGGTGGAAAAGACACGTGCCTTGGAGACAGCGGTGGGGCCTTTGTCATTCTGGATGACTTGACACAGCGCTGGGTGGCCCAAGGCCTGGTGTCCTGGGGAGGCCCTGAAGAATGTGGCAGCAAGCAGGTCTATGGAGTGTACACAAAGGTCTCCAACTATGTGGACTGGTTGTGGGAGCAGATGGGCTCCCCACAAGGCCTGGGGGAGCTCCAGGTAGAACGGTGA
- the MASP1 gene encoding mannan-binding lectin serine protease 1 isoform X3 yields the protein MRWLLLYHALCLSSLKTSAHTVELNNMFGQIQSPGYPDSYPSDSEVTWNITVPEGFRIKLYFMHFNLESSYLCEYDYVKVETEDQVLATFCGRETTDTEQTPGQEVVFSPGSFMSITFRSDFSNEERFTGFDAHYMAVDVDECTEREDEELSCDHYCHNYIGGYYCSCRFGYLLHTDNRTCRVECSDNLFTQRTGVITSPDFPNPYPKSSECFYTIELEEGFMVSLQFEDIFDIEDHPEVPCPYDYIKIKAGPKVLGPFCGETAPGPINTQSHSVQILFRSDNSGENRGWRLSYRATGNECPDLQPPVHGKIEPLQAKYSFKDQVLISCDTGYKVLKDNVEMDTFQIECLKDGTWSNRIPTCKKTEMDEENELGSEQETE from the exons GTGGCTCCTTCTCTATCACGCTCTGTGCCTCTCCTCGTTGAAAACTTCGGCCCACACCGTGGAGCTTAACAATATGTTTGGCCAGATCCAGTCACCTGGCTATCCAGACTCCTATCCGAGTGATTCAGAGGTGACTTGGAATATCACTGTCCCAGAGGGATTTCGGATCAAGCTTTACTTCATGCACTTCAACTTGGAATCCTCCTACCTTTGTGAATATGACTATGTGAAG GTAGAAACCGAAGACCAGGTGCTGGCAACCTTCTGTGGCAGGGAGACCACAGACACAGAGCAGACCCCCGGCCAGGAAGTCGTGTTCTCCCCCGGCTCCTTCATGTCCATCACATTCCGGTCCGATTTCTCCAATGAGGAGCGATTCACGGGTTTTGATGCCCACTACATGGCTGTAG ATGTAGACGAGTGCACCGAGCGGGAGGACGAGGAGCTGTCCTGTGACCACTACTGCCATAACTACATCGGTGGCTACTACTGCTCCTGCCGGTTTGGCTACCTCCTCCACACAGACAACAGAACCTGCAGAG TGGAGTGCAGTGACAACCTCTTTACCCAGAGGACTGGCGTGATCACCAGCCCTGACTTTCCCAATCCTTATCCTAAGAGCTCGGAGTGTTTCTACACGATAGAGCTAGAGGAGGGTTTCATGGTCAGCCTCCAGTTTGAAGACATTTTCGACATTGAGGATCATCCTGAGGTGCCCTGCCCCTATGACTACATCAAG ATTAAAGCTGGTCCAAAAGTTCTGGggcccttctgtggagagacagcCCCAGGACCCATCAATACCCAAAGCCACAGTGTCCAGATCCTGTTCCGCAGTGACAACTCGGGCGAGAACCGGGGCTGGAGGCTCTCGTACAGGGCGACAG GGAATGAGTGCCCAGACCTACAGCCTCCTGTCCATGGAAAAATCGAGCCCTTGCAAGCCAAATATTCCTTCAAAGACCAAGTGCTCATCAGCTGTGACACAGGCTACAAAGTGCTAAAG GATAATGTGGAGATGGACACATTCCAGATTGAATGTCTGAAGGATGGGACATGGAGTAACAGGATTCCCACCTGTAAAA AAACCGAAATGGATGAGGAGAATGAACTCGGGtcagagcaagagacagagtga